A single Sporosarcina sp. FSL W8-0480 DNA region contains:
- a CDS encoding cache domain-containing protein, translated as MSEEYVDEYLLPEANRLKEQTNTFNSVLVVDKEGNILATSPQTLDLMGMMLDSEGGKEALKKREAYISQPYVGLTGRLIIFISHPILDKNGRYLGLVGGTIYLKEENILQEVLGEHFYKNGSYVYVVDRKGRIIYHQDHERVNDIVLENPVVEQLLVGKSGAMEVENTKEVEMLAGYAPVPITNWGVVTQRSKKETLAPSITMVKQMAKMTIPFLMISLLVILYIVHQIANPLTKLASYAESSTETNQEAKINEVRTWYYEAIQLKKALNYSLNFFQDRVNFFIHESTIDPLTQLKNRRAMDAHLKNWT; from the coding sequence ATTAGTGAGGAGTATGTCGATGAGTATCTACTTCCTGAAGCGAACCGGTTAAAAGAACAGACGAATACATTTAATTCAGTTTTAGTTGTCGATAAGGAAGGGAACATCTTGGCCACCTCCCCTCAAACATTGGATTTAATGGGAATGATGTTGGACTCGGAAGGTGGCAAAGAAGCGTTAAAAAAGCGTGAAGCCTATATTTCGCAACCGTATGTCGGACTTACTGGTCGACTGATTATTTTCATCTCCCATCCCATTTTGGACAAGAATGGTAGATATCTTGGATTAGTCGGCGGAACGATTTATTTGAAAGAGGAAAATATTCTTCAGGAAGTTTTGGGCGAACACTTTTATAAGAATGGTTCTTATGTATACGTCGTCGATAGAAAAGGACGGATCATATACCACCAAGATCATGAACGTGTAAATGATATTGTTTTAGAAAATCCGGTTGTCGAGCAATTACTTGTTGGTAAAAGTGGCGCAATGGAAGTCGAAAATACAAAGGAAGTCGAAATGTTAGCTGGCTATGCACCGGTTCCAATAACCAATTGGGGTGTAGTTACTCAACGATCTAAGAAGGAAACCTTGGCCCCTTCCATCACGATGGTAAAACAAATGGCCAAAATGACGATTCCTTTTTTAATGATTTCTTTGCTTGTTATTTTGTATATTGTTCATCAAATTGCCAATCCACTTACGAAGTTGGCATCATATGCTGAATCCAGTACGGAAACAAACCAGGAAGCGAAGATAAATGAAGTGCGTACTTGGTATTATGAGGCGATTCAATTGAAGAAAGCATTGAATTATAGCCTGAATTTCTTTCAGGACCGTGTGAACTTCTTTATTCACGAATCAACAATCGATCCACTGACGCAACTGAAGAACCGCCGTGCGATGGATGCACATTTGAAAAACTGGACCTAG
- a CDS encoding GGDEF domain-containing protein encodes MLIFDIDKFKRVNDTYGHAMGDEVLKYLAESMLETTREGDICCRFGGEEFVILLPETDKLMAFNIAERLRKKMESTISPCGEIVTISIGIAMYPEDGKHPAELLELADQSLYEAKRIGRNRTVEYATLVK; translated from the coding sequence ATGCTCATATTTGATATTGATAAATTCAAACGTGTGAATGATACATATGGACATGCAATGGGGGATGAAGTATTGAAATACCTTGCTGAGTCAATGCTTGAAACTACAAGAGAAGGGGATATTTGCTGCCGCTTTGGTGGAGAGGAATTCGTTATCCTATTACCGGAAACCGATAAGTTGATGGCGTTCAACATCGCGGAACGCTTAAGAAAGAAAATGGAAAGCACAATCAGTCCTTGTGGGGAAATCGTGACCATTTCGATCGGGATTGCCATGTATCCCGAAGACGGTAAACATCCCGCGGAATTATTGGAACTGGCGGACCAAAGTCTATACGAAGCGAAACGTATCGGACGTAATCGGACGGTTGAATATGCTACACTGGTCAAATAA